The window accgtcctcagccacccacaactcgaACATCTGACCCgtacagtgcagcaagcatgggccacaattcctcaggaagcgatccagggccttattgactccatgcctcgacgaattcgtcaatgtattgcagctcgtggtgggcacatcctgtattgtttgttgtccaaacttggggtcagagggacctgaaagtgtaatcatcgaagcacaaccgaacactcgtcctgcatgttcaattgcagcaatgtagcaccactccttctgggtgttgcaatttccattttcttcagtgtatttttgtgaaaaccatgcaTGACtttactatcacgaagcgtcacgggatgaaactgtaagtacattgtttaaaatctgctatagattaagatTGTGTCGTccctgccgtgaatatcaatttggaagtatgtgcgagcgtgtggttgagaATATTCTTAAAAGATATTTCTCGGGTAGACCATTCCACGAAAAATGCTGCCTTATAAAAtgctaatgttgactttagagagtgtagtggggctacgattgtttatatttttttttaaatttacagctGGGGTAATGATTGTGTTCACCGCACCCACTGCTATGTAGAGTTGAAGAAAATGAGTTCTACCATGGAAATACAGCATTTCTATGTGCAGtaacttattttctttttctacatATGAGGAATATATCCTGAAAATTTGACCGTTCTTTATTGTTACACTCTCTATTTACTGAATGAAATGTTTAATATAAACtattaataaaattaacataggtttttagtttgtccaacccttgttccgtttctctatggggtcagctatgaggtgagatgaatctatcgtggTGGGCTtttttgaccggatgcccttcctgacgtcaacctcatcagaggagttaatgagatgaaatgaatgacgtaatatatgctattaggaagggagaaggtgaaacccggtgccgacacatatcCTAttctgtcgaatagtaccaaggggtctttTCAAGGCTCatcgtcgccatccgacggacgaataaccatcagcagcgtcatatgccctcactccatactccatatgagcactgcggagaggtatggaattcaatcccggcttttggcacgcaatctagtgattacaaattgtacaccatcacctcccctaccctgacggtcaacattctgatagtgaaaatattttcgaacaactggactcgaaccggctaaccgcggtgtcagaccgtCTAGACTtaaatgccttaacgatcatggccaccaggcggactcaAATTAAAATAACATAGATATTTCATATAATATTAAATTGAATATATTGTATACCATTGTGATAAAATCACTTCTACAAATTTCTTCGTAATTGTCACCATATTTAGTCCTATTCACTGCCTTGTATATACTACGTGTTAGGTTAAAAATCGGAAACAAATGCGAATCACCCTCGATAATTTCCAAACAGTTGTCTATCTGGTGCAAAAATTTCATTTCGATAATATCTCAGTGATAGTCCACTGTGACTGGTTGAAACTGACATGAACTGTAAATTGGATCGATCGATATTTAATGCCTGGCAGATGAGGTAAATAGTCTCCGTCATTATCCCTCTCACGGTAAAAGAACAAGAAccgtaaaagatcggaaattgcgTTTTGCATTTCTCTTATTACGTTCAGTTTACCGATCCagaaatttgacattttctgtttTGGCTCCCTAATATTGCTACGCACCACGGATACAAATCAAATAAAACATAGCCTAGTTCACTCCGGGTATCCTTGAACATTAATACAGAGTTTTCGAGAAATTCTTGTTAGCCGTTTTCCCGTGAAGTcgacacaaacaaacaaataaacaaacaaataaacaaacaaacaaacaaacaaacaaacaaacaaacaaacagaaatcgAAATGAAGCTCCCTTCGACATTTTTATACCTAATACGAGAAATATACGAAGTATAAGGCAAAAAGTTTAAATGTCcaggaaaaaataattttatttttatgaatgaattaattagatttatttatttatttatttatttatttatttatttatttatttatttatttaaaaatcattCCTGAACGGTGCCAAATGATTTGAACAAGTGCTTTACTAATCATCTTGCTCACAATGGTGTTATCAAATATCCGAGGAGCTGATAATCgcgttattttatttttcattacaaTCATAACCGCAGTATTCAAATATCCAATGTAACATGGTTAGTAGTTCGATATGCGTAGATaagaacataacaggcttgaagtGAGTGAATGAAATGGCTGGTCGTTTGACTCCTACCGGCTATTCAGTGACAGAGTTGCCAGTGTgttttgatgcaagtgtaatggactagtataacttggaaacaattttctaacccatgggtaaataacgaaaatatcgagctcgattattattattattattattattattattattattattattattattattattattgatacggaaaTACCGTGGAGCTtggaggtgtaagaaggtgcgtgCGTGAATGGTGGATAGATAAGAGATCAAAAAATCttataaaactctaaaatttgaaattttatttctttccttctttcttctcctttCAGAATTttaactttgttaaacaataacacacAATAGTTGGACAGACATAAGGGGAGCTCTACAGCTCtataaacaataattatttgaaatcaggTGCAATAaagagatgagttaggtagctcaacGTTACGCTGTTACCAAGAACACTACTGCCCCAATCAGTTACAAGTTAGGAGACGGGGCTCCAGAATTTACAACGCTTCAAtagagcatctttgctccacacaattgattaggagactactctccaaattTTACAAGATTCCAGCCTCTCAGATGCACAGTTTATCTTGTACATTAGGTAAAATATAACCAGATTCCACTGTCTTCtactcgctcgacagtctaagttacatttaaataggaaatgaattaagactttaacagaggcaataagtgcccattctacatggccttagtgaaaaagcaAATGTTAAGTTATtggccgtaaaccaaaatgttaggaggcgaactcttgcactcctttgaagtctacttgaaaattcttaaaaccctatgtgggcttatggcccaaagttacagaggctaagcctatactacggaggggactagatggagaaaaaaaattaaattacaaaaaggaaaaggtatattttaaagtttacgaaattaTAGTCACCCTAATGCCAAGTTGAATAGGATTTAAAAGAGGTTTCACAcgctttattccctaagttagactaaggtctttagacttgtttgaaaatttacatagAAAAATTGAAGTTTACATTCCGAAATAATTTTGAAGCCTTCTCCTCAAACTAGCTTACAGAGGCTATTACATGATTACacgatgtctgccattaccttgatctggtGGGCCTTCCGGGAATGGGCGAGGCtagccccctgcctcctctacgagcACACTCTACTtgttgactggagcgatcgaaagacatgGCCCAAAAggccccagcttttatagcggagaggaaggttccagaattctctgggtcgAAGCCCTCTTCACACCCCCAAACACTATTGGTTGATTAATTAAATGTACAAAATTGGTCGAAAATttagaagaaggaagggatagcagtgctagtaacctaagaacacaaaaaaagaatttacaacatttgagttctgaaaacctcgaaattacaaatttctcttaaaattaattgttcatcttcccaccagagggggcacacaaATCGACAGTAGAGATATCTGACGATAACccttcaaacttcttccactacacagtttgaagtacacgATACAGATAGCCtttctaaaaggcgctcactttaaatgcacggagcgggtgtacctccggtctCTATGTAAAATGAAATGTGGTCTGTCTGTATTTCTACTTTCCGAAACATCACTTCTAAGCCACTGGATGGAATTTAATAGAATTTTGTACAAACATTCTCAAAGGGATCTGTCGCATGACTACGTTTCATTTCAGAATTTCAGAATACAgaactaaaatatattattttcgaAATTGCTTGCAAAAAATCGCGTAATAGTTTACTCCCTAGCCAAGTACCATGTGAACATAACAGTGGCACTAGTTTATTGATATGAAAGCGATATAGCCGACATATTGATAGTCCGTGGTTTACGAGCTTACTTCCAGACCAGATACCAATGTTACGTAAGTATAGCAATGATTATATTTTGCTACTGGTagcctatttgttttacgtcgcaccgacacagattttatgGCAACAGTTGGATGGGACAAGTGTAGCATTCGGAAGGaatgaccgtggcctcaattaaggttcagtcccttcctttgcccggtgtgaaaatgggaaacctctgaaAACCGCCTTCAATTCTGCCGACAAATGCAGGCTAACAGATACGTTTGTAACTTTGCTAGATTCCCTGATGCCATGTGATGTTCCAATTGAAAATTCCaccgtgattagtactactactgAGCTGTTTAGGCGTGCCTCGTAgacggtgacgccgcctctcaggccaggaaattCGTGGTTGTAATggagagccatggtagagccgtggccatccgtcctctgctcggttggtcggcccgagtgcagaactgtcggaccactgACCATCCATGGCCACATGTAGATCGAATCTACTATGCAGGCGCCGTGATTCTAACCGAAGACTCTCGGCTTGGGAACCGAGTGTCTAGCCCACAACGCCAGCAAGCTTCCTAGCACCCGTAACTGCAATCATGTTCTAAAGATAGTCCCTGTGATAAAGACAAAAATATTGCTCTCTGTGATCAGGCTATTgtatttccttgttttctattattttgcgTATCATTTCAGATTCTTCAAACTGTGACAAGTGCTTGTGGATTGTGTTTATCGTCTGAGAATGCTGCAGCTACCTGCCTTCTGTACCTtgttgctgctggtggtggtggtaagCGCGACACATGATGAAATCGTAAGGATTACTGAGGGACACGTACAAGGATCTAAGATGGTCTCCTTCCGTGGTCGAGAATTCCGTGCCTTCAGAGGGATACCCTACGCCGAGCCTCCTACAGGAACTCGACGTTTCAAACCTCCTCAACCAAAATCGCCTTGGACTGGAATTCTCAATGCAACAGTTGAAGGCTCAGTTTGTTCTCAAATGGACCTGGCTACAGAGATGTATGTTGGCGATGAGGATTGTTTGTTCCTTAATGTTTACGCTCACAAGAATGCTAGGAGAAACCCTGTTATTGTGTGGGTACACGGCGGAGGCTTCATTGAAGGGCACGGTGGAGTTAGTCTTACTGGTCCTCAATACCTTTTGGACCACGATATTATATTAGTGACGTTCAACTATCGTCTGGGACCACTCGGCTTCCTAAGTACTGGAGATTCCGCTTTACCCGGTAACTATGGACTCAAAGATGCCGTGGAGGTGTTGCGGTGGGTTCAAAGAAATATTGAGTCATTTGGTGGTAATCGTAATTTAGTGACGGTTTATGGATACAGCTCAGGGGCTGCAAATGCACAAAGTTTGACCATGTCTCAATTAACGAAAGGTTTATTTCATCGCGTTATTTATGAAAGTGGCTCAGCTCTGCATCATTGGGCTTTGAAGTCTTCACCGATACAGGAAGCACGTCAAGTTGCCAAGTTAATTGGATGTCCATCTATCGACTCCTCCAGAGGCATTGCAGAGTGTGTGGCTTCTGCATCTGCTAAAGAATTAGTAGAAACGCTGTATAGTTTTCCTTACTGGGCTGTCAAGTACCCACACCCATACGGTCTGGTCGTAGAATTTCAAGATGATGATTCAGACCCTCCATTTTTGACTGAACCCCCTTTAGAAGTTCTCCGTAAGGGACATGCCCTAAAAGTTCCTGCCATGACTGGAAGTACCTCTGCGGAGAGTATAGACGTACCGGCTGTGGTAATTAAGAGCGATGAATTAATGAAGGAACTCGACAACAATTTTGATCAGATTGTATTGAGCAGTTTCATTCCTGGTAATATTTCTGACGAAGTTGTTCGTAAAGTGAAGGATTTCTATTTCCATGGGATGTCCCCTAAGGAAGCTACTTTGGAACAATTAGTGCAGTTATTTTCTGATACTACGTTCAATTATAATTTATATCAATCCGCTTTAGCGTTTGCTGCAGCGACAGATATGCCTGTATACATGTATTTGTTCTCGTTTCGAGGACGTCTCGGCTCAGTTGTGACCGAAAAAGATAGTCCAACTCATCTAGGAGTGGCCCATGCGGACGATCTTTTCTATATCTTTGGCAGAGGAGTAGACTTCCCAGGTGGTCAACCAAATTCAGAAGAGACGCAGACCATAATGCGAGTGACCAAAATGTTGGCCGATTTTGCATTGACAGGTGATCCTACACCAATAACAAGTGATTTAATTCCGGTGAAATGGCTTCCCTTGCTTGGAGACGGAAAACCGTTTCGTTACCTGGAGATAAACAAGGAACTAACGATGCATTCTGGTCCTATTTTCCCTGAAAGGATGGCTTTTTGGGATAATTTACTTGGGAAACGAAAGCGGGATGAATTATGAGGAATTTTACACTGGAGTAGTTTCTGgtaacgtttaaagtttatagtaACCTGTAGCTTAGGATAAAATAGTGAGGTTCTTTGGTAGTAGAGTTGTATTGAAATATTGTTCAAAATCGAATAATTTCCTTGTTTTGAGCATTATAATTTGCTGTAGTGGATGTTTCAGTCACATGCCCATTCGAAGAGAAAAATGATATAGGAAATGACGCTTGTTACTCAGTTCTGTCATAATTTTCGACTATGATCGTGTATCGTGTGTTCGATAATACGCACAATTTCACTTGGCCATTTTTAAGGCCATGGCACGCAGCACAACCGGACATTTTACGTCATCAAAGGTTGATAGCAAGTTACTGACGAAAGGCATTCTTATAATCTTATCATGATCTTTCTTTCTGCTGCCTCTACCAACGTACCAGCAAAGAACTTACCCCTGTACTAAAGATTTTTATTGTACCTTATCCATAACCTTGTATAAACATTTGTTCACCACCAAAATCGACCCCTATCAAAGCTTCGTGTGATTTCAATTTCCGTACACACTTGCCAGCAACCAACTGCAACTGCGACCCTTCACACTTCTCTTACGCCAACATAACCTCTACTAAGGGCAACTGTGACATTTCCTCTATCGTGCCAATCACTGTATTATATTAGTTTACCTAGCATAGCAAACACTTGGAGGTCTCCATGACTGAAGCGCGGAAAACCAAGAATGAAAGATATAATTCGTACACTCGGTTAACGTAGACATCTGGTGTGCCATATTGATAGAGGTCTCTTATTAAGTACATTAACGACCTCCACCCTCCGTCAGTTGTATTTATTATGCATCGTCTGATAACTTGCATTTTCCCATTTGTTTCAAATAGCTATAATGACGCTGGGATAGGTAAGGTTttagattgggaaggaagcggccttgacctggATTAATGCACAGCCCTGGCATTTTTCTGATCTGTAAGCTCTATTTTGCTCTGGCATCTACCAAGAAACAGAtagaaaaatactgcatccatcaagaaatagccaaGGGCGTTTCATTTTTATCGTCAGTTATTTTGCAAAGCTCTTTCATCATAATTTGTTCAGAACGTTTAGAATATTCTTTTTAAGTTAAAAATGACAGGGTATGGTGacctgttagtttgcattcgggagatggtgtgttcaaaccccactgtcggcagctctgaataagattttccgtggtttcccattttcacaccaggaaaatgctggggctgtaccttaattgattaaggccacttcctaatcctagcctggtcctatcccattatcgtcaacaattacaattggctttacgtcccactgacacagataggtcttatggcgacgatgggataggaaatggctaggagtgggaaggaaacggccgtggcattaattgaggtacaatcccagcatttgcctggtgtggaaatgggaaaaccatcttcaggactgccgacagtggggatcgaactcactacctcccgaatactggatactggccgcactcaagcgactgcagctatcgagctcggtacccattATCGTCAGAAGATCTGTCTGCTTACCTTAGATGTTTATAAATAACTGCTGTAAATAAAGACTGATATGATAAAGTTGTGCTTCTTTTTCCTTTTACAAATAAAGTTATACACTCCTTAGTTTTAAGTCTGCAGAGGAGGTAGTTATTGTTTGACTGCGACTAACTGGTCCGAACTGGTAAGTGATTCTCTGTAAAGATCCGTTTCCTCATGTTCTTCGTGTTACAGTAAGTTGGTCATTATCAGTACAAAGGGTGATACTAACGCCgttgcggaattatttgataagataataagctgTGTGGGGAACAACTTACAAAGGCCCTGGGTATCTGTATGtgcacctatctccgaagagataggtggtatgtggggtaccgataccggtgcgctcctggcgctcctctgtcggtcatgtATGTGTGCGTTCTTAATTTAGATGTTTTGTGTTTTAATACGTTTTGTGAGTTTTGTTTCAGTTTGATATGAAAAATCTTGTGTTAATTTGCTCTTATGTGAAGTGTGACCAGGGGTGGCATGACATTCATGACATGACTGGCACGGCATTTTAGTGTATGCGATGTGGTATGGTTGACCACGCCTTATGTTGCGTATGTGAGTTAGCAACGGCTGCATCGCGAAAAATTGCGTCTCATTATTCACTCAAATTTGGAATTTAAATACAAATAAATTTGACGGATGTAATTTGTAAGCATCGTTAATGGCAGCATATGTTTGTTTATAATGCACCCGCCTCGGTTTCCGAGTGTTCCAGTGCTTTTATTAAAGCTTTAGAGAGTGAGGTGCTTTTAATGCAGTTTTAGGAAGTGAGGACATGTTTTTTAGGTTGGCTGGGTGGGGGTGGGGTTTGCTTGGTGACTGTTTAGGATATTATGAGTTGTCTGCTTGGCATGGTGAATGGGGGGGTTCTGGTTTTGGGTCGATAGGAGGTTGAGTAGGAGTAAATTTAGGATGGTTATTGGGCTGGTAGGTGCGGGGTCCGGGGTTCGAGGGAGGTTGGGTGTTAAGgtttagaagtgggggggggggggttagggtTTGAATGTAAGTATTTTGCGCGTCTGTAGTGGTCCTTCACTGTCTTTTTAATGAAGGGGAAACCAGGGAATGAAGCGGCATcactgccttggcagtttgcgcaCCTCGGCTGGTCCTGCAGTACCGTGCAATCAGTGTGGCGaccgccacatctgttgcagcgagtAGCTTCTGAGCATGTAGCTGCAGAGTGGTGTAATAGAAGGCAGTTGAAGCACTGTGTGACAAGGGTGGGGCGGAGTGGGTCTTGGGTTCGAGTCTCTGTTGTGATGGTGTTGTGTGTTGGTGCTCTTTTAGTCCTGGGAGCAGACGTAAAAAGCCTGCGTGTACTTGTTTACTGTGTCCttgcccggttgtgagactaatgagATCTCAGTACCGGGTTCGGTTTCAGGTAGGGGGAAAGGGGGGAAA is drawn from Anabrus simplex isolate iqAnaSimp1 chromosome 1, ASM4041472v1, whole genome shotgun sequence and contains these coding sequences:
- the LOC136864600 gene encoding juvenile hormone esterase, producing the protein MLQLPAFCTLLLLVVVVSATHDEIVRITEGHVQGSKMVSFRGREFRAFRGIPYAEPPTGTRRFKPPQPKSPWTGILNATVEGSVCSQMDLATEMYVGDEDCLFLNVYAHKNARRNPVIVWVHGGGFIEGHGGVSLTGPQYLLDHDIILVTFNYRLGPLGFLSTGDSALPGNYGLKDAVEVLRWVQRNIESFGGNRNLVTVYGYSSGAANAQSLTMSQLTKGLFHRVIYESGSALHHWALKSSPIQEARQVAKLIGCPSIDSSRGIAECVASASAKELVETLYSFPYWAVKYPHPYGLVVEFQDDDSDPPFLTEPPLEVLRKGHALKVPAMTGSTSAESIDVPAVVIKSDELMKELDNNFDQIVLSSFIPGNISDEVVRKVKDFYFHGMSPKEATLEQLVQLFSDTTFNYNLYQSALAFAAATDMPVYMYLFSFRGRLGSVVTEKDSPTHLGVAHADDLFYIFGRGVDFPGGQPNSEETQTIMRVTKMLADFALTGDPTPITSDLIPVKWLPLLGDGKPFRYLEINKELTMHSGPIFPERMAFWDNLLGKRKRDEL